One segment of Candidatus Melainabacteria bacterium DNA contains the following:
- a CDS encoding arginase: MSEFIKKGLTEDEMNEYSAKYRYWQGIPTFLRAPYKPDMEDTDIGLIGFAYSGGNPIERMQHHGPRAVRNRSCAYQRAHRFFQIHPFEHLRISDLGDVPLPNILNPDTSAFDAEKFFKKVHDKDIIPVTVGGDHSITIPILRAIAGKNSKQKGPIGMIHFDAHADSWGPAGGTVHHAGAAFFIGAEEGLIDPKRTIQIGFHGSVASLEQEEYSRQMYTVTTMADIEEKGIDWLAREVHRVIGDGPTYLSFDLDVLDLAYAPGVADPEVNGMTTREVFSLLNKLRGLDIVGADIACFCPPLDNEAQITALLCSELMLQFVSHIADYRITKKPTAAVSTR; encoded by the coding sequence ATGTCTGAGTTCATAAAGAAGGGTCTTACAGAAGACGAGATGAATGAGTACAGTGCGAAATATAGATATTGGCAGGGCATACCGACGTTCCTTCGAGCTCCGTACAAACCTGATATGGAAGACACCGACATTGGCTTGATTGGTTTTGCCTATAGTGGTGGCAACCCCATTGAGCGCATGCAGCACCATGGACCTCGAGCAGTTCGAAATCGGTCTTGCGCATACCAACGCGCTCATCGATTTTTCCAAATTCATCCTTTCGAGCACTTGAGGATAAGCGATTTGGGCGATGTTCCACTGCCGAACATTTTGAATCCTGATACTTCAGCTTTCGACGCCGAGAAGTTTTTCAAGAAGGTGCACGATAAAGATATTATTCCAGTCACAGTCGGTGGCGATCACAGCATCACGATTCCAATTCTTCGAGCCATTGCCGGTAAGAACTCGAAGCAAAAAGGACCAATTGGAATGATCCATTTCGATGCACATGCCGATAGCTGGGGACCGGCTGGCGGTACAGTTCATCATGCTGGTGCTGCCTTCTTCATTGGTGCAGAGGAAGGACTTATCGATCCAAAAAGAACAATTCAAATTGGATTCCATGGCTCGGTGGCATCGCTGGAGCAAGAGGAGTACTCCAGACAGATGTACACTGTCACCACTATGGCTGATATCGAAGAGAAGGGAATTGATTGGCTCGCCAGGGAAGTGCATCGCGTGATCGGCGACGGACCGACATATCTCAGCTTTGACCTTGATGTTCTGGATCTCGCTTATGCGCCGGGCGTAGCTGACCCGGAAGTGAACGGGATGACAACTCGAGAAGTGTTCTCGTTGCTCAACAAATTGCGAGGCTTGGACATAGTCGGTGCAGACATCGCCTGCTTCTGTCCACCTCTCGATAATGAAGCACAGATTACCGCACTGCTCTGCAGTGAATTAATGCTGCAATTCGTTTCACATATTGCCGATTATCGAATAACAAAAAAGCCTACGGCAGCAGTGAGCACTAGATAA
- a CDS encoding radical SAM proteinB12-binding domain-containing radical SAM protein, whose product MTDSKKPKVLFVQPKLPPSFWGMEFAMPFAGYKYPNPPLGLLTLAGAISPDYEVEIRDENVGDVLHDTDADIVGISGTLLHEFHISRVREIANYFRKAGKLICIGGPVATLTPHSVRDYCDVIFEGEGEYTWPQFLADYLRREHKDIYVQTDKVDMAHAPLPRVDLVNAMDYSSAQIQTTRGCPFTCEFCDIIVMYGRKVRAKPVERVLEEVRLWADAGQLFVFFSDDNFVGNRVYAKALLKALTEFNAGRKHPVQFFTQASIDTAKDPALMELMSEANFVGVFIGIESPRKSSLTETLKVQNVHTSDLIEAIHTIQSYGLFVSGGMIIGFDNDDKDIFEEQFRFLQQAGIPFAQLSLLEAMPKTPLWTRMKESGRLLEYREGLCTNIKPIAMTYEELIAGYNRLIKRVYDYDNYVERYLTSLKRMNGYQFAQDRPRISLHGFVAFCKILFYFLFSSRPERRKFFIDMMSGTWRINARAWRWTFRYTCNFIHFHRFANENLMVVMAPAVESESAEYRTAALSVEDYPSQAEASDASLKPKAAFG is encoded by the coding sequence ATGACTGATAGTAAAAAACCGAAAGTCCTGTTTGTGCAACCAAAGTTGCCGCCTTCATTCTGGGGCATGGAATTTGCGATGCCTTTTGCCGGATATAAATATCCCAATCCTCCCCTGGGTCTTTTGACTCTGGCTGGGGCGATCTCTCCTGATTATGAAGTGGAGATTCGCGACGAGAATGTCGGTGACGTCTTACACGATACAGACGCTGATATAGTCGGCATCAGCGGTACGCTGTTACATGAGTTCCACATCTCGCGCGTTAGAGAAATTGCTAACTACTTTCGCAAAGCCGGCAAGTTGATCTGCATCGGTGGACCGGTTGCTACGCTTACACCACATTCAGTGCGTGATTATTGCGATGTAATTTTCGAGGGCGAGGGGGAATACACCTGGCCACAATTCCTCGCCGACTATTTGCGGCGCGAACACAAGGACATTTATGTACAGACAGACAAGGTTGATATGGCGCACGCCCCCTTGCCTCGAGTTGATCTGGTCAATGCCATGGATTACAGCTCTGCCCAGATTCAAACGACCCGAGGCTGCCCGTTCACATGCGAGTTCTGCGACATAATCGTGATGTACGGAAGAAAGGTGCGCGCGAAGCCGGTTGAACGCGTACTGGAAGAAGTTAGATTGTGGGCTGATGCAGGACAGCTCTTTGTCTTCTTCTCCGATGACAATTTCGTTGGCAACAGGGTTTATGCAAAAGCTCTCCTCAAGGCGCTTACTGAGTTCAACGCTGGTAGGAAGCATCCGGTTCAGTTCTTTACGCAGGCAAGCATCGACACAGCCAAAGATCCGGCACTGATGGAATTGATGAGTGAAGCCAATTTCGTCGGTGTTTTTATCGGCATTGAGAGCCCGCGCAAGTCTTCGCTGACCGAGACGCTCAAAGTTCAGAATGTGCACACCTCAGATCTTATTGAGGCGATTCACACTATTCAATCTTATGGATTGTTCGTCTCAGGCGGCATGATCATTGGCTTTGACAATGACGACAAGGATATTTTCGAGGAGCAGTTCAGATTCCTGCAGCAAGCAGGAATTCCGTTTGCTCAACTCAGCCTGCTCGAGGCGATGCCGAAAACTCCTCTGTGGACTCGGATGAAGGAATCAGGTCGATTGCTGGAATATCGTGAAGGGCTTTGCACGAATATCAAGCCCATAGCTATGACCTATGAGGAGTTGATTGCGGGGTACAATCGGCTGATCAAAAGGGTCTACGATTATGACAACTACGTTGAACGCTACCTGACCAGTTTGAAACGTATGAATGGTTATCAGTTTGCGCAGGATAGACCCAGAATCAGTTTGCATGGTTTTGTAGCTTTCTGCAAAATCCTCTTTTACTTCTTGTTTTCGTCGCGCCCTGAGCGGCGTAAATTTTTCATAGACATGATGAGCGGAACCTGGCGAATAAACGCTAGAGCCTGGCGCTGGACGTTCCGTTATACGTGCAATTTCATTCATTTCCATCGCTTCGCCAATGAGAATTTGATGGTTGTTATGGCTCCGGCTGTAGAAAGTGAATCTGCTGAGTATCGAACTGCGGCGTTGTCGGTTGAAGACTATCCTTCGCAAGCAGAAGCGTCGGACGCCTCATTGAAGCCGAAAGCTGCGTTTGGTTGA